One genomic segment of Helianthus annuus cultivar XRQ/B chromosome 14, HanXRQr2.0-SUNRISE, whole genome shotgun sequence includes these proteins:
- the LOC110907167 gene encoding protein FAR1-RELATED SEQUENCE 12-like — translation MASNTLADGGDDAPNYQLHGVEQVSPNTGTKRYIPDSPSSLTPAEGMLFDTVDDAYNFYKTYAEAGGWIEGQKDFRPVDTLVEQPSDRWVCRVPSKRTGCQAAIRIKLTDAKKYLLYHFIEAHNHDFVHQEDLHLLKENRGINRAHEEMINKMSHLNIGPVRAFNIMKEVYGGFDKVGATKVDFKNFKKELNLFIGEFDAEATDEEKGVFTELLLYNMMFVPFTGIDNHSRNVTLGAVILGSETAETYSWLLRAIKNAYGYAPPVIVTDQDAAMKKAIADVWPESRHRIVGAALCSNTDFRKRLSAVVWTDSLLPEVFEAEWAAIIHDFGLTDHEWLTYIYGLRESTSLLSRRRNVWSYADII, via the exons ATGGCTTCGAACACCCTTGCTGATGGTGGAGATG ATGCACCTAATTACCAATTACATGGTGTTGAACAAGTCTCTCCAAACACTGGAACAAAGAGATATATTCCAGATTCACCCTCTTCGTTGACGCCAGCAGAGGGAATGTTATTCGACACAGTTGATGACGcgtataacttttataaaacttaCGCAGAAGCGGGAGGTTGGATT GAGGGTCAAAAAGACTTTCGACCGGTCGATACCTTAGTCGAACAGCCGTCTGATAGGTGGGTATGTAGGGTACCATCCAAAAGGACCGGATGCCAAGCTGCGATCAGAATAAAGCTTACCGATGCTAAGAAGTATTTGCTGTATCATTTTATAGAGGCGCACAACCATGATTTTGTGCATCAAGAAGATTTACATCTTCTCAAGGAAAACAGGGGTATTAATCGTGCTCACGAAGAGATGATAAACAAGATGTCACATCTCAACATTGGTCCTGTTCGTGCATTTAACATTATGAAGGAAGTGTATGGTGGGTTCGACAAAGTCGGTGCGACCAAAGTCGattttaaaaatttcaagaaaGAATTAAATCTTTTTATCGGAGAATTTGATGCGGAAGCGACTGATGAGGAAAAAGGAGTTTTTACCGAACTTCTCTT GTATAACATGATGTTTGTCCCTTTCACTGGGATTGATAATCATAGTAGGAACGTGACACTTGGTGCTGTAATTCTTGGTTCTGAAACGGCAGAGACGTATAGCTGGTTACTTAGGGCGATCAAGAACGCATATGGGTACGCGCCTCCCGTAATCGTTACTGACCAGGACGCTGCGATGAAAAAGGCTATAGCGGATGTTTGGCCTGAGTCGAGGCATCGTATA GTCGGGGCTGCCCTATGTTCAAATACAGATTTTAGGAAAAGATTGTCTGCAGTTGTTTGGACTGATTCTCTATTGCCCGAAGTGTTTGAGGCTGAATGGGCAGCTATTATTCATGATTTCGGTTTAACCGACCATGAATGGCTGACGTATATATACGGGCTACGTGAATCAACCAGCTTACTATCGCGAAGAAGAAATGTCTGGTCTTATGCGGACATCATCTAG